The following nucleotide sequence is from Acyrthosiphon pisum isolate AL4f chromosome A2, pea_aphid_22Mar2018_4r6ur, whole genome shotgun sequence.
GGAATTAATATGCCTGGGTGGTGCTAGCGGCActgcatacatttatttattatagataggtacggtGTGTAAAAACTGGCAAATATAGATCACCCCGAGACCCAGCTTGGTCAaacttaacctaacctttgGAGAGGaccttattaaatattttaaatttcaagtgagatatgagcattttttatttgtgatatttCTCATACCCATTTcttacttgaaaattaaaatattgaaaaaaatgtctacgCTGAAGCATAGATATTGTtcttacttaaaatttttataatagccaataggttaaTTCAATCcattatcaaaattaacagcacactattgaaattAGTGAACGAACATTTCCTATGTTATACGAtggtaagacggagacaagaaATGCGTGGGTAGTGTGCTTTAAGTGTGTATGcacaattaaattacatacaatCCAATATTAATGATGATGTTATTCTGAAACTGTAACATTGTTAAATGAGGACTATATATTTGAGTTAttagtgttataaattataacttggatatcaaattattatttagattccGCCATTTCCAATATATACTCGATGTGGTGAAGTATATGTGAGTTTAAAGCCCATTAAAACAGATATGTTTTTAACGCAACATCAATTGGATAATATagccacatttttaaattatacattcacCAATGTACTACGTTTGCAGAAATGTCATGTGGCATTTGATCCAACTACTACtcacaattgttattatattgtgccAACTCTTAGAGGTTGTATAAAATCAAACTATTGatggtgataaaataaataaaatgtttttgttatatgATAGATGCAAGTGGATCAATAGATATTGATTGGAATTTCCTAGATAATATGCATAAATGTAGAGATAATAAACTAAGTATTATAACTAATGAAGATAGAATGAATTTTCAACCTGATATCGATGTATTAAAAGATGCTGTTGTTACACCTTGGTATAGAAATCAAGAACAACCCCAGgtattgtcaaaaaaatttgaataatttaatatttatttatcttatttttctgTTTAGTATTTCTATGTAGCAGAGATTTGTACTCATCTGAATCCAAAATCACCATTTCCTGGTTCTATAGAAAACTATAAAACATTTGAAGATTactattatctaaaatatagtttaaaaatacaaaatcttgAACAACCTCTTTTAGATGTAGATCATACTTCAGCAAGACTAAATTTTCTTACACCAAGGTTTGCTagtatacataaattacaaaatcttttttttatattgttaacgTTTTCAGGTACATGAATCGTAAAGGTGTAATTTTACCTACAAGTAGTGATGCTACTAAAAGAGCTAAAAGAGATAATTTAAGTCAAAAACAAATTCTTGTTCCAGAACTTTGTAATGTACATTTATTTCCAGCGTCAATGTGGCGTAAAGCTGTTTCCTTACCATGTATACTGTATCGCATTAATGCTTTATTGTTAGCTGACGAAATTCGTACTATTGTTGCCAAGGATATTTCTTTAGGATCGGTTAACTTAAGTTTTGGTATAAGaccataaaaatactaaatattttctttgtactaaatatttttcaaattgtatagatcACACATGGGAGCCTTTAGATTTCGGTTGGACCATGAAAgatgtattaataaaaagaaaagaacAAAAAGAAATTAGCATAATAAAAGTTGATGAACCAGTTGAAACTGTTAAACAATTTGTAGATGAAGAGATAAAAGAAGAAAAGATAGATAAATCAGATGACCCTAATTGGATGGACATTGGAACATGGTCTAATGATATGGCTGACTTtgcaatgaataatattgataatacaaCAAAAGTGAGGTATTCGTCTCCAACTAGTTGGATGGTTCAAAGCGATAATGAGTCAAGCACGTTCAGTGATATTGATTCAGATGATGGAATTCAAGTTAATGGCTTACACTCTAACGGTTTACGTATAGAATTTAGAAATACTTATTTAGCTGAAGCTGTGGATGAAAAtgattctaaaacaaataaattattttttttcaaaaacaatgaaACTCCCCAATTGTGGACTTGGAATGATGATTGTCACTCTGTAACTGAATATAATTCTAATCAACAAgacgaacaaataataaatttattttacaaaaaagatgatgaaattattataaatcgagAAGTAAAAAGTAATTCCAATATTGACAGCtcatctttattaaaattaccatGGGAGTTAAATTCAAACACTGGTTATGGACTTTCAGACATCAGTGTTTTATCGAATAACACTCCATTTATACCTGaagatagtaaatatattaaaagtgaaataaatataaactataaaataaatgatagtgTCAATGAAGTACACGGTGTACAAACTGGAACATTTAGTTTCGATTTTCAGCCAGACTTGAACGATCATCCAGGACCAAGTCCTAGTGTCTTACTTCAAGCATTAACTATGTCAAATGCAAATGATGGAATTAATTTGGAACGTTTGGAAACAATAGgagattcatttttaaaatatgccaTTACCGCTTACTTATACTGTACCCATGATAATGTTCATGAAGGAAAACTGAGCCATCTCAGATCAAAACAAGTcagtaatttgaatttatatcgTCTTggtaaactaaaaatgtttggCGAACGTATGATATCTACAAAATTTGAACCCCATGATAATTGGCTACCACCTTGTTATTTTGTCCCGCATAAATTAGAAAAAGCTCTTATTAATGCTAGTATACCAACAACATTGTGGAATATGATAACACTTCCCACATTTAAGGACCCTACAGATAAAGAAATTGAAGAAGTTATCCAACAGTTCAAAGTTGGCTTCTCAAATGAGGACATAGAAAATACCCCTTTATTTGTGCCTTACAACCTTGTTACTCAACATAGCATTCCTGATAAAAGTATTGCTGACTGCGTAGAAGCTTTAATtggtatagtaaatataattattaatcatcaactttttcctaaaatgttttcttttatagGTGCTTATTTGATATCTTGTGGTGCTCGTGGAGccttattatttatgtcttgGCTAGGAATAAGAGTATTACCTACGCTAGATGATTCAAAATTAGGTTATCTGAAACCTCCATCTTCTCCACTTCTACGTAATGTTGACGATCCTGAAGGTGAATTAACAAAGTTAATGGATGGATTTGAATCTTTTGAGCAGCATTTAGGATACCATTTCCAAGATCGTAGTTATCTATTACAAGCTATGACTCATGCTTCTTATTACCCCAATCGTTTAACTGATTGTTACCAACGATTAGAGTTTCTGGGTGATGCAGTTTTGggtaaataaaaaagaatattaaagttgtttttaattctaaatttaatttaaaattttagattatttaattacacGACATTTATATGAAGACAAACGTCAACATTCACCTGGAGCTTTGACAGATCTTCGTTCAGCACTtgtcaataatacaatttttgcaTCCCTTGCTGTTAGAAATGGTTTTCATAagtatttcaaacatttatcTCCTGGTTTGTCTGATGTTGTTTGTAGATTTGTAACCATACAAGAAGAGAATGGTCATACTATTGATGAAgaggtacctaatttttattgaaacatatttatttaatatatatacttattttcaattattttttttattgtgatgcATATTTATGGGTAAAAGTTGTGCTTCAAAAAGGCTATGACTTCTGTAGATATATAGATTTATCGATTATGATATGtctttaaagaaatattttaatttttaaattgcacacattttagattctgagcggagcgatgaatgtattgattttacaatgatgtgtgtttttttttgtgtctgtgtacacaataagtagtcgaaataatgctttgattttcaacttcagtatcttgtttgatggaaaagtgaatctagttagtgcttttgggaggtaaaaatttaaaattccctttagtttttaaaattacaaggaaaacaaaaaaaataaaataaggaaaaacaggaatttttgaGCAAAACCGGTTTTCGTTTTTGATGTAATCCTAagaaaaatgaccgtagatacatgcaattttcactgaatgtttatactagcattttctatacaccttacaattttcaagatatttttaCGCTGTGTACGgtcattttaagttttcaaaattttttttttattttttttctataaatgtcaataaaatgtttaacctagggttaaaaaacttgaaaatttaatacaatgttcctaatatattattacaatggcagttgaaaaatattaaaaataaagtcacaattttttttattgtgatatatcattgaattcaaatttaacaccatccattagtTACCGAtttgtaacatactgtacagcaaagcaacACCCACttactcatttaaaaaaaaatagtatttgtagTTTAAGTAATAAGAccaacatttaaatacaatgttaataatattatattcaatcgtTTTCAAAAtcagttattataaatactaaatctccactcaaaatcattttttgtaattgCAATGATTTGTCattaatctttaataatataatgctagaTTAATTTTGAGACAGTGCTAGTAATGGAGTTCCCAACAtctctatataatatctaaacttttaaacaatttttagttttatttcttgGGAGAAGATGATTGTGAAGAAGCTGAAGATGTTGAGGTGCCTAAAGCCCTTGGTGATGTTTTTGAATCGGTTGCAGGAGCAATTTATTTGGATAGTAATATGTCATTAGATACAGTGTGGAaagtttatcataaaataatggaaaatgaAATGGGTAAGATTACATATAATCAATGAagtaatattgtttgtttataaactaatttctttatttgtttactagcaatttgaatgttttagtattttttaaataatttgtatacactaCATTagtatagttgaaaaaaaactagtatttaattaataaatattaaaaaagtatatagaataatacaaaagaaatacttaaatatttaaagactgTTTCTCGAAGTGAAGCatgtaagttatatattatctcAAAACTACTAAAAATCTGAGTATATAATCGATAATACCAACACAATCACTATTCTTAAAAGAGAGTTGCaaatatgttattactattagtatatattattatgtaacaagtattgaatattgatgaaTATGTACTTTAAACAGGCCTTAagtaatgaatatataaaaattacctaccatattattagttttaaacgtATTAGTTATGGaatcgattattataataagcaggaatcgaaaccgtttcaaattttaacggttacggtttcggtttttgagaacggttttctacattttatggttttagTTTAGGTTCTAAGAtcggtttttgaaaatttttttttaatttacctaataaCTGCAGATCCGATTTTTactatctatttaaaattaagggCTGAGCTTAAATTCCTAAAATATGTCgtgatatttattgtattacatatttttacttctaTAAATAACtacttgtaatatatttatgttatagaaCAATTTAGTAAAAACGTACCAAAATCTCCTATCAGAGAGCTTCTAGAATTAGAACCAGAAACTGCTAAATTTAGGTGAGtaacacttaaaaaatattattaaaaaattgttttttgatagGAACACTGAACAGTGACAGGTTTTCTGCATATAACGTGCATATTATATGTcatttaaaccatatttttcattcacaatataatacagtGTGATGGCGATAAGTGGAAACACTCAAAACTATCTGCAGgcttcatatatttaaattctgcTTTTTTGGCTaactaataaacattattttacacattttcaaataattagacTATTTTTGTTGCAGTTAATTTTACGCATGCGcgcagtaattttttttttaaacagcatGACCTATttttgattacaaattattttattattaataataatcgagTTATAGTAATctgattttatgataatatgtgtatggttgtatttttattttacgtatttattattattcaatacgtattttataatctGTTATACCCATGCAAATAACATAAAATCCGATTACTATAACTTCAAAGAAATTCAACCactaaatttcattaaaaaatacaaaaaaaaaaaaataataatttgtaataaaaattaggtcatgctatctaaaaaaaaattattgtgcgCATGCGCAAAATTAACTGTCACAAAAATagtctaattatttaaaaatgtgtataataatgtttattaattagcCAAAAAAGCAGGATTGAAATATATGAAGCCTTAACGTAGTTATTGAGTGTTTCCACTTATCGTGATCACACTGTATATGTGTGTTGTAACCTTGGTTTAACTAGATATCCTTTTTCAGTAGGCTTTAATTTTGTTAGCATGAGAGTAGACAATTTTTTTGTCTCCGCATAcattacattttctatatttaatacttatgtaCAATTGCATCGGAGAGGttttaaggtttttttgtatttagttgaatttttttttctatcaactATACTTTAAATTCAGAAGTATAGATGTTatggaataattattgttacttatttgtaaaattttatgaTGACGTAAATTAGGGTCAAACAGCATTTGACCTAAAGTTATTTTGGAGACATGATAATTGTggcattaaaaaaagtttttgtctGTAGTagagtatatgtatataacctaatacacataaaatgtattaagttcataggatatttaatattattaagctgGTTTTTTTCCCATTATTTCTAGTAAACCTGAAAAGCTGGCAGATGGTCGACGAGTCCGGGTTGTAGTTGAAATATTTGGCAAAGGAGAATTTAAAGGTATTGGTCGTAATTACAGAATCGCTAAATGCACAGCAGCCAAATGTGCCTTAAAGCATCTAAAGAAAAAGATAAAGAAATAGATTGTAGTCTATATACTTtacattatacagtattaaTTGAGGAAACAAGTATATTAGGTGATGTCTGTGAAagtatgaaatgtattttagatttaataagtTACTACAttcaattattgattattttgatatttatataaattattttaattgtatttgaaatactttaatttttattcaataaaagtattcatcttttgtataaaaatataaaatgtttataatctgTTTTCctcttattgtttaatattttagattttgagcatagtgataaatgtatttaatttgcaatgatgttagtttttttttgtgtgtgtttaaAGACACATTTTCtagaagaaaaaatgttttgatggatgcaagttggtacttttgagaggtcAAAAAAAAGTtctcagtattttttaaaataatcgggaATAaccaaaaatgaatataaacgttagttaaaatttaaatatcatttataaaatagttatttgataACCTTAGTTACCGaaaataaattctttaatttttttctgtaaaagataaaaaaaaaaataccatagaATGCTACTTGATATTTTTCCTTTTCAAGGAAAACCTatgaatcataatatgtttttgttaataagtaactatGATAACAAAAACTTCGCAAAAAATTGGTTAAGAACAAAAAACGTGTATCCAgcccataaaaatatatatgttaaaaatatataatgaattatacttggtaatataggctgacaaaccgtcataAGCaaagaatcatttttcgtatgcaatgatttatcattgaattcaaatttaacatatacaTTACAGCGACTTACGTTAGGTACATTACAGTATTTAATGACAAGGTAAAGTCGATGCCTACTTTATAGTAGAGTGTATACCTACTTTCtccctttttaaaaaatatattaaaagtgaaagttaacattgaaaaataatggGTGTGCATTTACTtggattgtaataaattatttattgcttaatatgtttataatttgtttttattaaacttttagttTGTTACCATTAAGCTGACTGAGTAATCAAGAtcttattagttaattttaatacattacttCCTTTAGTATTTAGTTATCACTCAGCTCAGTTgtgtaattaaatttacaatattacaaggaataatatattaaggaaGGAGACAATTATGAGTTATATTAGTTAAGTTAGGTTTAGTATGACGATTTGTCAGTGtggaaattttatattacatttatattataattacagtagAATCCGCTTATTACATGgccattttttacaatattctgTATACGATTCCCAGCCATGTACTTGGTTGGTTTTAAAACTCACGTGcagtataattttttcatctggTTATAACAAAGTTTCAGATTTAACGATCTGATTCTCTAGGTCCCTTGAAGATCTTTATAAGCAGAATCTactgtacttattattaatatggtagccgCCAGCTGgtaagttgaactaatattataaaattacaacaaaataactgaaattgttattcttggttacATGATATATAACTTCCtccaaatttgaatataaaataacttaggctctataatatgtcttatacagtGTGATTCCTTTTAAAGGTAACACTAAATAATTCGGTCCAGTGACATTGGATTAATATGCAGTTTTCGGGAGGGGATAgggaatacataaatacacatttcttgatgaattttacattttttgatctTTCCgtgtgcgcatgcgcaatacaacttgcatttttttaaatggcaactgGTGTTTTGAATACCAAATTCGGATAGACCGAATTTTTTTAAGTCGATTTGGTCCTTTTTACCATacctctaaaatcaaaattgactaAATGGCAATGAGTCAAAGTttcgattaaaattattgaatttttcaacaatcatactagaattttatgaattattatgaaattttaagtattttttttgtatctgtagatttgcagatattattaaattatttaaatttaatttttaaaaaaataattaaaatttcataataattcataaaattctagtatgattgttgaaaaattcaataattttaatcgaaACTTTGACTCATTGCCATTtagtcaattttgattttagaggtATAACCGGCCACCACAGTTGGGTAGGGTACAGTATAAGCTGTTATTGAGTCCCAATTTGCAGGAGTGGTATggtaaaattaacatttagaATAAATGTTAAGATACCTAATGCAATAATATAGAAAGTAATTTAGATGTAGAACAAGTCTTATACcaagcttatatattataatattgtgtaatacattttacataattttatatagtattacctaataaaatttaatgaaattaaaccTTTCAATCTAACCTTTCaacttctataaattatttttttgagcataataatttcaacataatattacaaaaatagaaGTTGTTATACCTGTAGTTTGATGAGAGCTGGTTTTAATTTCTGATTACTCTACTATCAATATGAATGAGTACTACAAGTCAAGGTGTATCAATACACGTCCTTGCTACAAGTATTTAAtcaacattttgtataatataccacaACTGTACCTGGTAGTTCATTGATTATGAAAGtagtcaaattaaaaacaagtattatttattttagaaattagcTTATTGCATTTTCTGCCAGggttacatgatattattattatttaagaataaaaaaaaaattgtaatcttttaaaaagtaacatttatattatagactttaCAGATAAATCATTAACacagtacaaaaatattttaataagtaatttaaaattttaagtacaatattattagtactaacaaatatttaatatatgtgtatatgtttttatatttaaataaaaactaaaatgtataaaatatattatagaattaaaaaaataattagaaaaatttctttacataattttggaaatttaactatacaaaaaGTCAtacaaattaagtattaataggGATAATATCAACATATTAGAAATTTATcgcaatattatgattattattaataataatattagaactttataacttatataagtatacaacttaaaacaaattataaacattgggccatttttgtataataactagTAAAATTATCGAAAAGAAAATTTGAGTTAAATAAACTTAGAAAACTGATACGTATTCGTTAaaatcaatcataaaatatatttaaccagGAACCCACTTAGGGtatgaataaaacaaacatttaatttacattagaaCTATTGTTCTTAGATATTTCTTCGGCAGATTTTAATTCTAGTAAAGAATTGAAAATCCTACCATCAACCAAGTGCTTAAGACCTTCACCAGCATAAGATAATAGAGGAGAAATCTCACATTCAATGTCATCGGTTGTAAATTGACCTCCAgatttttcaacatattttctATGAAGTGAAAAGACATCTAAGCGTGCAGTTTTAGGGTTATCTTTACCATTAGGCACATCTGCATTTTTCAAAGCGCTAAATTCTTCGTCTCTTTCTACTTCCCAAACAGCAAGACGattacaaaattcaaatacatcaaatataaatttctcCATTTTGATGCCATTTGGTTCTTCTGGTTTGCATGCGATACCATCATCATTcacaaaagatattttttttttagccacATGCagttttaatttactattatatttatgtgcaaCACTGTTTAAAAAATCAGTTGTAAAAAAATGGTTGCAAATATTACCAGCACTAAAGGTTAAACGACCATCAGGATTTCTTTTTTCAGCTGTATTTTCAGTGATTTCACTATATTCAACAACTTGAAATTTTCCATCAACTTCACATACAACACCTAGTGGCTCAGAAGGATATGCTTTTTCAACAACTTTTGCCCCACATTCAGCATTCTTTGTTATGCAGTACCCAATAAATATTGGATCTGCTActttaactaatatattatctacactaTGAGCATGGAGGTATTGAACACCTAGCCTTTTAATCTCATCCAAAACATTACGATCACGTAAAGCTTTATATATACCACCATTACCATCTGGagatttagatattttatttataccttcCATAACGATTTTCCCATCAAATGTAAATGCTGGTAACATatattgttcaaaaaatataatttttttttcatctaggccgaaataattattttccttgAAGTATTTACGAGTGGGTTCCATAGTATGTTCACTAGTCATTATAAACCAAGGTAAACCTTTACTGCTTCCAAAATCTTTATTTGCTAGCCTAATCAGGCAGCGAATACGTTCCCCTTGTATACGGTATAATGATTTATGAGAAGGTAAACCGATGTCATACATACCTTTAGGGTAGTTAGCTCCAAGCCTTGTACCTTGCCCTCCAGCCATTAATAAGACTCCAACTTTACCTTGAGATATCTGCTCAAGTCCAATTTGCTCATATTTAATCAAAAGTTCTTTTGGGCTACGGTTCACAGCACCGTATAGTTCAGCGGGTATAGGATTCATTCTATTGTCCAACTTTTGATGATTGGCATTCATAGTTTCtacagtttttttaaacattccaACAACTTCAGGAATGTTCAGTTCACAAATATCTTCCaacagaaattttttttctttttcagtgAGTCTAttccaaaatttaataatatgttcttgatcatattttttaagcaaTGCAGTTATAGATTCAAAGTCAGACATTATTAACAATAGTTGAAACTGTCGTatgaaataacttataaaaaaagacCTATATAATGCAGAAAACTTAAgaaaatgtacaaatgtacagTATCTAACAACTAAATACAAACTAGCAGCTACAAAGCAACTGCCTGAGTGCCAACTGCCAAGTGTACAGAGGCGAGTGGCCACTGCAGCTGAGTAGCCTGCAGCATTGTAAGACACGTTGAGCTTAAATCTTCCACTTTTCACtttctaattttctataataatgttatggcGGTTAACTATGACTGATAAAAACTTAATCAAAGAGATTTGATCAATCgaataatatgatctatattATTCGATTGATCAAATCTTAGATCATATGacgtatatgatctaagattcAAATTATAGGTCTATCCATAGATCTTAATTTAGTCAGGAATCATGATTATAGTCATGAatgacgtaggtataataagatattattatttagtattatcatagaacaatagcTAATATTATCTTACCCACAGAATCTGTATATATCTGATATATTATACCACGATCAAGgtgtatcaatacaccttggttcTATGGTCCTATCACattaatctattctgtgataatactatctttttatttgataatttcagtttttcatcagttattattagttcatcccacaatttaagatatattttgaaatgtttatggTTCAtgctaatacaattaattttaaaatcaatgctaATACCTTAATTATCGGTATAGaaagttaaaacatattattattagacataaCCAGCTATTAACAACTTGTTATTAACATTGTGAGTTCGTGCGTTAGTGAAGCCTCCAAAGATGGAACAAAAATCAGATCAAACTATTGAGTTAGAAACCGAAGTTATTTTAAGAGTTCCATCGGTAATATTTATTCGAAATTGTATCTATTAATTATGTTCATGTTTATCAATATCAGCCagtcattatttgaaataaataagttaagtgattaaaaaaaatgttcctttacataacaatattaattaaatagtacTTTTAATCTATGCtagactacaatataatattttgttataaaagttatggtgattatacattttcattcaCATTTTGTGGTTTAGGAAGCTGCTGCTACGTTAAGAgagttaataaaaaaagatgCCAAAGaacaaataagtataaaattagaGAATGATATTCGCAAAGGTGAAGTAATCATCGGCAATCATCATCTATTTGCaaaggtttatttatttacttaatataataattaatatgtgaaaacatttattttattattatatatgttgatTGGCAAAACCATTTCAAGTGGTTTAATCCATTtatcacatatattttatatttataatatatttccgtttattgtgttgtataatttttttttttgcctgtAAAGGTTGTTGATTTGCCAACTATCATTGAAGGACAAAAAACAATTGACAACAAGACCGTGTATAAAACTGCAGATATATgtcaggtaaaaataataatataccttctaaattatacaaaacttttaagtgcatattaacTTTGAGGATGGAATATGTATTTGTGTGTTTATGTGTtccacttaatttttttaatatatctccAAGAACTTACtggaatgttttattaaaaacagttgcaatgttatatattgatatatcatCATGTTAATGATGGTAATCAGTCAAAATatcctaatttaaaaattaaaaaaaacatttttataaataaccacAAACATTTTTAGATGTCGTTattgtcaaataatataaaataaaatatatagttaaaatattaaataacacaattCCGTTGATTACTCTATTtctaataccatatatatattgtattactaataatagcattttaaaattcagaATATCTACTGCATCATTATATTcctcaaaaatatgttttaatta
It contains:
- the LOC100163539 gene encoding UDP-N-acetylhexosamine pyrophosphorylase, with product MSDFESITALLKKYDQEHIIKFWNRLTEKEKKFLLEDICELNIPEVVGMFKKTVETMNANHQKLDNRMNPIPAELYGAVNRSPKELLIKYEQIGLEQISQGKVGVLLMAGGQGTRLGANYPKGMYDIGLPSHKSLYRIQGERIRCLIRLANKDFGSSKGLPWFIMTSEHTMEPTRKYFKENNYFGLDEKKIIFFEQYMLPAFTFDGKIVMEGINKISKSPDGNGGIYKALRDRNVLDEIKRLGVQYLHAHSVDNILVKVADPIFIGYCITKNAECGAKVVEKAYPSEPLGVVCEVDGKFQVVEYSEITENTAEKRNPDGRLTFSAGNICNHFFTTDFLNSVAHKYNSKLKLHVAKKKISFVNDDGIACKPEEPNGIKMEKFIFDVFEFCNRLAVWEVERDEEFSALKNADVPNGKDNPKTARLDVFSLHRKYVEKSGGQFTTDDIECEISPLLSYAGEGLKHLVDGRIFNSLLELKSAEEISKNNSSNVN